A region of Lycium barbarum isolate Lr01 chromosome 1, ASM1917538v2, whole genome shotgun sequence DNA encodes the following proteins:
- the LOC132614228 gene encoding probable LRR receptor-like serine/threonine-protein kinase At3g47570 yields MILPSHTENFQFSYSHFYTMKYTVAVYLLTFSLLPYALCSRANETDRMSLLEIKSMIIDDPLRIMDSWNETIHFCNWLGVSCGRRHRRVTILDLNSMKLRGSLSPSIGNLSFLHVIKLQNNNFSGEIPSELGFLHRLQILRLDNNSFTGHIPSNISGCINLFSVALSYNTMVGEIPAELGTLLKLQELFLVSNYFTGGIPTSLGNLSLLDTFLASKNKLVGKIPDELCQLPNLKYFVVNENNLSGTLPPCLFNQSSMVAIDVGTNHIEGNLPPFLGITLPNLQFLSIHRNSVTGNIPVTLSNATNLQFLIAGRKGLTGKVPPLGNLLNMRRFLVAFNHLGKGENDDLSFITTLVNATSLELLELNTNNFGGALPASVSNLSSELIEFSLTNNHISGEIPRGISNLKKLAAFFVAYNRFHGEIPSEIGDMTYLQELALLGNQFSGQIPISFGNLASLTRLSLRENNLQGRIPSSLGKCHNLELLDLGSNNLSGVIPSEILELSSLSEGVDLSQNRLTGFLPMEIGKLINLGYLNLSDNRLQGQIPTTLGTCVKLEALDLNSNNFMGSIPSTISNLRGLEILDLSHNNLSGGIPGFLKDFKFLQILNLSRNNLEGAVPTRGIFSNATAAPIFENKKLCGGTLELDLPACNAEVKKERKSDFPLKIVIPVVCGLIGLTFIVCFLCLRRLSGSRKAPLTDIPENSTLRVSYQCLLRGTDRFSASNLLGMGAFGSVYKGISEDDGTVFVVKVLDLSHPAASRSLLAECEVLKNIRHRNLVKVLSACSSIDHEGNEFKAIVYEYMDKGSLHDWLHFTPRENTESLEHKKLGFLQRLNIAIDVACALDYLHNDFQPPIIHRDLKPSNIFLDESMTGHVGDFGLARFVPPAIPNSSANSKSSTGVGGTIGYTPPELGMGSGPSIYGDVYSFGILLLEMFIGRRPTDEIFNDSLNLHNYAKAALPDRVIHITDPILIRERDELGTKYKLNNNRSSTGDKFLPFLVSVIQIGVSCSVESPNERKRISDVVRELNSLRKLFLEQA; encoded by the exons ATGATTCTCCCAAGTCATACAGAGAATTTTCAGTTCAGTTATTCTCACTTCTATACAATGAAGTATACTGTTGCGGTATATTTACTGACCTTTTCTTTGCTACCCTATGCTCTCTGCTCAAGGGCCAATGAAACAGATAGAATGTCGCTGCTCGAAATCAAGAGTATGATCATTGATGATCCCTTGAGGATCATGGATTCCTGGAATGAAACCATCCATTTCTGTAACTGGCTTGGTGTCTCGTGTGGTCGTCGTCACCGAAGAGTCACAATTTTAGATCTTAATTCTATGAAATTGAGAGGTTCTTTGTCACCAAGCATTGGCAATTTGAGCTTTCTTCATGTCATTAAGCTCCAAAACAACAACTTTTCTGGTGAAATCCCATCAGAACTTGGCTTCTTACATAGGTTACAGATTTTACGCCTTGACAATAACTCATTTACCGGTCATATTCCATCAAACATTTCTGGTTGCATCAACCTTTTTTCTGTTGCTCTTTCATATAATACGATGGTAGGCGAAATTCCAGCAGAATTAGGCACATTGTTGAAACTCCAAGAACTTTTTCTTGTGTCTAACTACTTTACAGGAGGTATTCCGACTTCTCTTGGTAATCTTTCTTTACTTGATACTTTTTTGGCAAGCAAGAATAAATTGGTCGGAAAAATACCTGATGAATTATGCCAATTGCCAAACTTAAAGTACTTTGTAGTGAATGAGAACAATTTGAGTGGAACCCTGCCTCCTTGTCTTTTCAATCAATCTTCTATGGTGGCCATTGATGTTGGAACAAATCATATAGAAGGGAATTTGCCTCCATTTCTTGGTATTACTCTTCCTAATTTGCAGTTCCTTAGCATTCATAGAAACAGTGTAACTGGAAATATTCCAGTAACGCTATCAAATGCCACAAATCTTCAGTTTCTTATTGCTGGTAGAAAAGGACTCACAGGAAAAGTACCGCCCCTTGGAAATTTGTTGAACATGCGGAGATTTTTAGTTGCTTTCAATCATCTAGGGAAGGGGGAGAATGATGACCTTAGCTTTATCACCACATTGGTGAATGCCACCAGCTTGGAGCTTTTGGAGCTCAATACAAATAATTTTGGTGGAGCCTTACCTGCATCTGTTAGTAATCTTTCGTCTGAGCTTATAGAGTTTTCGCTAACTAACAATCATATTTCTGGAGAAATCCCAAGAGGGATATCCAATCTCAAGAAGCTAGCGGCTTTCTTTGTGGCATACAACAGATTTCATGGTGAAATTCCTTCTGAAATCGGGGATATGACATATTTGCAGGAGTTGGCTTTACTTGGAAATCAGTTCTCTGGCCAAATTCCAATCTCATTTGGAAATTTAGCTTCTCTAACCAGACTCAGTTTGAGAGAAAATAATCTCCAGGGGAGAATTCCTTCCAGTTTAGGCAAATGCCACAATTTGGAACTGTTGGATCTTGGTTCAAATAACCTTAGTGGTGTCATACCGTCAGAAATTCTTGAACTCTCATCCTTGTCAGAGGGCGTGGACCTTTCTCAGAACAGGTTAACTGGTTTCCTTCCGATGGAAATTGGGAAGTTGATAAATCTAGGCTACTTAAACCTGTCTGATAACAGGTTGCAGGGACAAATTCCTACCACTCTAGGTACTTGTGTTAAACTTGAAGCACTAGACTTAAACAGCAACAACTTTATGGGTAGTATTCCTTCAACCATAAGTAATTTGCGAGGCCTGGAAATTTTAGACCTTTCTCACAACAATCTGTCAGGTGGAATCCCAGGATTCTTGAAGGACTTCAAGTTTCTGCAGATTTTAAATCTGTCTAGGAATAATTTGGAAGGTGCAGTCCCCACAAGAGGCATCTTTAGTAATGCTACTGCTGCACCCATCTTTGAAAATAAAAAGCTCTGTGGGGGTACACTAGAGTTGGACCTTCCGGCTTGCAATGCAGaagtaaaaaaagaaagaaaatcagATTTTCCGTTGAAAATAGTAATTCCTGTAGTTTGTGGGCTTATAGGGTTGACATTCATAGTTTGTTTTCTTTGCCTAAGACGGTTAAGTGGATCGAGAAAAGCACCACTTACAGATATACCTGAAAACTCGACCTTAAGAGTATCTTATCAGTGTCTCCTTAGGGGAACTGATAGATTCTCTGCATCAAATTTGCTTGGCATGGGTGCTTTTGGGTCAGTATATAAAGGAATTTCTGAAGACGATGGTACAGTTTTTGTTGTTAAGGTACTGGACCTTTCACACCCTGCAGCTTCCCGGAGTCTTTTAGCTGAATGTGAGGTTCTAAAGAACATCAGACATCGTAATCTTGTAAAGGTGCTAAGTGCATGTTCAAGTATCGATCATGAAGGTAATGAATTCAAAGCCATAGTTTATGAGTACATGGATAAGGGGAGCCTGCATGACTGGTTGCATTTCACTCCTCGGGAGAACACTGAATCACTGGAGCACAAGAAGCTTGGGTTTCTTCAAAGATTAAACATTGCCATTGATGTCGCCTGTGCTCTGGACTATCTGCATAATGATTTCCAACCTCCAATAATTCACCGTGATCTGAAGCCAAGCAATATTTTCCTTGACGAGAGCATGACTGGACATGTTGGTGATTTTGGTTTGGCAAGATTTGTTCCACCAGCAATTCCAAACTCATCGGCAAATTCAAAAAGCTCTACAGGAGTAGGGGGAACTATTGGTTATACACCTCCAG AATTGGGCATGGGAAGTGGCCCCTCTATCTATGGAGATGTATACAGCTTTGGCATACTGCTCTTGGAAATGTTTATTGGGAGGAGACCAACTGATGAAATATTCAACGACAGTTTAAACCTTCATAACTATGCCAAGGCTGCTTTACCAGACAGAGTGATACATATTACAGATCCCATTCTTATCCGGGAAAGAGATGAACTTGGGACCAAATACAAGCTCAATAACAACAGAAGCAGTACCGGTGACAAATTTCTGCCATTCTTAGTTTCGGTGATTCAAATTGGAGTTTCCTGCTCAGTAGAATCTCCAAACGAAAGAAAACGGATCAGTGATGTCGTTCGAGAACTCAATTCATTGAGGAAGTTATTCTTGGAGCAAGCATAA